From Defluviimonas aquaemixtae, one genomic window encodes:
- a CDS encoding VOC family protein codes for MAKAKRGKPCWYELSTTDPDGAASFYGRVLGWQVADAGMPGFDYRIAKSGDDMVAGMMAPQGQNTEPLWMVYATVTDCDKAAKAIAKAGGAVRQEPTDIPDTGRFAIVADPQGAAIGILQPLEDDSNAFDQDKPGHAQWQELMTSDPKAAMEFYGKHFGWKPADSMDMGPGGSYDMFRHGKTDIGGMMKQAPGMPGPKRPFWLPYFGTDGIEAAIGRTNEAGGKVIHGPMEIPGGAFIMVGNDPQGALFALVGPK; via the coding sequence ATGGCCAAGGCGAAACGGGGCAAGCCCTGCTGGTACGAGCTTTCCACGACCGATCCCGATGGGGCCGCAAGCTTTTACGGGCGCGTGCTCGGCTGGCAAGTCGCCGATGCCGGGATGCCGGGCTTCGACTACCGTATCGCCAAATCCGGCGACGACATGGTCGCGGGCATGATGGCACCGCAGGGCCAGAACACCGAGCCGCTCTGGATGGTCTACGCGACGGTCACAGATTGCGACAAAGCCGCAAAGGCCATCGCGAAGGCGGGCGGCGCGGTCCGTCAGGAACCGACCGACATCCCCGATACCGGCCGCTTCGCCATCGTCGCCGACCCCCAGGGCGCGGCGATTGGGATTCTCCAACCGCTCGAAGACGACAGCAATGCGTTTGACCAGGATAAGCCCGGTCACGCCCAATGGCAGGAGTTGATGACCTCGGATCCGAAAGCGGCGATGGAATTCTACGGAAAGCATTTCGGCTGGAAGCCCGCCGACAGCATGGATATGGGCCCCGGCGGCAGCTACGACATGTTCCGCCACGGCAAGACCGATATCGGCGGCATGATGAAACAGGCGCCCGGCATGCCGGGACCGAAGCGGCCCTTCTGGCTCCCGTATTTCGGCACCGATGGCATCGAAGCCGCCATCGGGCGCACGAACGAAGCGGGCGGCAAGGTCATTCACGGCCCGATGGAGATTCCCGGCGGCGCCTTCATCATGGTCGGAAACGACCCACAGGGTGCGCTTTTCGCGCTCGTCGGGCCGAAGTGA
- a CDS encoding LysR family transcriptional regulator: MERPRIPSLNWLRVFEAAARTESFARAAAELNMSAPAVSQQVKALEGHLGMPLFIRHAHAVRLTEAGRAYLPSVQMSLVSLESSTQGLFGRAREERLYVQAVLIFAQGILAPLYGDFTARHPDIALNLTTGNATEDFAHAFADLKIVFGAPSAHGPAHDRLIGEVLYPVARPDIAERIGTPADLLAHPLLEVATHRAGWPHVFSHLKMLGAGARFVMVDSTVMAAALAGSGAGIALARAPASNPVVAAQGLVPCLPGVSVPGLEHYHLVYPEAATLRRPARVFRDWLLESCATIARG, encoded by the coding sequence ATGGAGCGCCCCCGCATCCCCTCGCTCAACTGGCTGCGCGTCTTCGAGGCGGCGGCGCGGACGGAAAGTTTCGCGCGGGCGGCGGCGGAGTTGAACATGTCGGCACCGGCGGTAAGCCAGCAGGTCAAGGCGCTTGAGGGCCATCTGGGGATGCCGCTTTTCATCCGCCACGCTCACGCGGTCCGCCTTACAGAGGCCGGGCGGGCATATCTTCCGTCGGTGCAGATGTCGCTGGTGTCACTCGAAAGCTCGACACAAGGATTGTTCGGGCGGGCCCGGGAGGAGCGGCTTTATGTGCAGGCGGTGCTGATCTTCGCTCAGGGAATTCTCGCGCCGCTTTATGGCGATTTCACCGCGCGCCACCCGGACATCGCACTGAACCTGACGACCGGTAACGCGACGGAGGACTTCGCCCATGCCTTCGCCGATCTGAAGATCGTGTTCGGCGCGCCTTCGGCCCACGGCCCGGCGCATGACCGGCTGATCGGCGAGGTGCTGTATCCCGTCGCCCGGCCCGACATCGCCGAAAGGATCGGGACGCCCGCCGATCTTCTGGCCCATCCGCTTCTGGAGGTTGCGACCCATCGCGCGGGGTGGCCGCATGTCTTCTCGCATCTGAAGATGCTGGGCGCGGGTGCGCGGTTCGTGATGGTCGATTCCACCGTCATGGCGGCAGCCCTGGCCGGGAGCGGTGCAGGCATCGCGCTGGCGCGCGCGCCGGCGAGCAACCCGGTCGTCGCGGCGCAGGGGCTGGTGCCCTGCCTGCCCGGGGTGTCGGTGCCGGGGCTGGAGCACTACCACCTCGTCTACCCGGAGGCGGCGACGCTCCGCCGCCCCGCGCGGGTCTTCCGCGACTGGCTGTTGGAAAGCTGCGCCACGATCGCTCGCGGCTGA
- a CDS encoding phytanoyl-CoA dioxygenase family protein: MCMPLIDGRLSETEKAKYWEDGYLFPIQAIPPEKARAWRSELEQIEHDWLDAGLPLPLNTYKRVNANCVMPLAHRIGADPAILDIVEGILGPDLLIYGVEFFIKEPHTKHKVSMHQDLTYWGLGAIDGLVTMWLALSPSTRASGCMEFVKGSHLNPILPHEDTFAADNLLSRGQEIKVDVASEDRAPIELMPGQISLHHGLTIHGSGPNASDDRRIGAVVRYVTPEIAQLVGEKDYAMLARGADRTGNFINFCPPTANFTPQSLALYDEIRSAQAKFLMKGTTNANGLYAEAR, translated from the coding sequence ATGTGCATGCCTTTGATCGACGGCCGGCTTTCAGAAACCGAAAAGGCGAAATACTGGGAGGATGGCTATCTCTTCCCAATCCAGGCGATCCCGCCGGAAAAAGCCCGCGCCTGGCGGTCCGAACTCGAACAAATCGAACATGATTGGCTCGATGCCGGCCTGCCCTTGCCGCTCAACACCTACAAACGCGTCAACGCCAACTGCGTGATGCCGCTTGCGCATCGAATCGGCGCCGACCCCGCGATCCTCGACATCGTCGAAGGCATCCTCGGGCCGGACCTCCTGATTTACGGCGTGGAATTCTTCATTAAGGAACCGCACACGAAGCACAAGGTCTCCATGCATCAGGACCTCACCTATTGGGGGCTCGGCGCGATCGACGGCTTGGTGACGATGTGGCTCGCGCTGTCGCCCTCGACCCGCGCCTCGGGCTGCATGGAGTTCGTGAAGGGCTCGCACCTCAACCCGATCCTGCCGCACGAGGACACCTTCGCCGCGGACAACCTCCTCTCGCGCGGCCAAGAAATCAAGGTCGACGTCGCGTCCGAAGACCGCGCGCCGATCGAACTGATGCCCGGCCAGATCAGCCTGCATCACGGGCTGACGATCCACGGCTCCGGCCCCAATGCGTCGGACGACCGCCGGATCGGCGCGGTGGTGCGCTATGTGACGCCGGAAATCGCCCAGCTAGTCGGGGAAAAGGACTACGCGATGCTCGCCCGGGGCGCCGACCGGACGGGCAACTTCATTAACTTCTGCCCGCCCACCGCGAATTTCACGCCCCAAAGCCTTGCGCTTTACGATGAAATCCGCTCCGCTCAGGCCAAATTCCTGATGAAGGGCACGACGAACGCAAACGGGCTCTACGCGGAGGCGCGCTGA